GCTCGATTATTCATTTATACACCTTCTTATAGTCGTGTGATTTTTAAAAAATAATTGCAATAATATCAATGAATGTAAGCGTTTAATTTACATCTCTTTTATTTTAACAAATATCACTTTATATCAAACTATTATTTTTAGTTTCTTTCGTAAATTTAACAGATAAAACAAATGCATCTAGCCTATTGACTTGATGCATTTGTTCATTTAATAGAATTTATCAATCACGATACTACGCTTTTTTAACAAACTCAGACTTCAACTTCATGGCACCAAAACCTTCAATTTTACAATCGATATCGTGATCACCTTCAACTAAGCGAATACTTTTCACTTTTGTACCAATTTTCACGACAAGTGACGTGCCTTTTACTTTTAAATCTTTTATTACTGTAACTGAATCACCGTCATTTAAAATATTTCCGTTAGCATCTTTTACTACTTTTGTTTCGTCATACTTATGTTCTGCTTCCATTGACCATTCATATCCACATTCCGGACATATTAAAAGATTTCCATCTTCATATGTATATGCTGAATTACACTTAGGGCAATTAGGTAGATTTTCCATTGTTTTTCCTCCGCTCATTATTGAATCTATACTGTTTACTCAACTTCTATATAGTCGCATACTCCTAACCTTAATACAAGATTAGCTAACAATTATCGAATTTTAATGATAGTGTTAAGGTTAATTTAAGAATTGACCTGTAAAATATAAATATAGTTTCAACCTTCTTCATTATGAAAGTAAGTCCCCAATTATTTTCATATATAAAATAGCTCATGACTAGAGGTCATGAGCTATTTTGTTTTAAATTTCTATTAGATTTTTTTCAATTAAAGAATTAACTGCTGAACAAATTGCGATTTTCACATGAGCATAAGTTAAGCCACCTTGAACGTATGCAACATAAGGAGCTCTTATTGGACCATCTGCCGTTAATTCA
This genomic interval from Gottfriedia acidiceleris contains the following:
- a CDS encoding zinc ribbon domain-containing protein YjdM, with product MENLPNCPKCNSAYTYEDGNLLICPECGYEWSMEAEHKYDETKVVKDANGNILNDGDSVTVIKDLKVKGTSLVVKIGTKVKSIRLVEGDHDIDCKIEGFGAMKLKSEFVKKA